The region CGAGAAATACCTCTTGGACGTCCAGCATGCCGATGACGTTGTTTACGGAGCAAAGCCCGCACGGAGCCTCCACCTCGAACTCCGTGAAGAGGCCGATGGGCATGCTGACCGACACGATATCGTTCGAGAGATTGGTGCGATCGTCGAAGCGGATCAGAATTTCGCCATAGATGCTAGAGCAGATCTTTTGATTGCCCTTGGATGCCTTCATCGTATGCGTCTGAATAAGACCGGCCTTTTCAAGCGACTTCAGATTCGTTGCCGCAGTCGATTGCGGAATGCCCATATGGCCGGCGATATCGTTGACGTTCAGCGGCCCCTTCTGGCGCAGAAGATTGAGGATTTCGATCCGCGTCGCAGAGCCCAGCGCCTCCACGACCTCGACGTCTTTGATCGGATCCACTGTAAGAAGCTTCGTCTCCATTCGCTGCTACTGACACTCCGGCTTGGGCGCTGGTCGATCTGCGCTGATAACACGCCTATCCGCCAATTGTCGCATTGATTTCATTTCCAGATCCCGCTCCTCAACGCATGAGGCGCGGAGCGGGCAGGTTCGATCATCCTTTTATGCCCGACGACAACATGAGCGCCTGCGTTACGCGCTTTTGAAATAGGAGATAAGCAACCGCGACCGGCATTGCCGCAAGAATGGCGACTGCCATGTCGCGCGCATATTTCACGCCGAAGGCGTCGTCGACCTGCGTGATCCCTACGGTGACGGTCATCATGTCTTCCGAGTTCGTCACCAGGAAGGGCCAAAGGAACGCGTTCCAGGCCATGATGTAGGTGATGATCGCCAGCGCCGTGGTGATCCCCCAGTTCAGCGGAAGATAGAGCCGGAACAGGATTTGAAAATCGCCGCAGCCGTCGAGCTTTGCAGCTTCGCGCAACTCTTTCGGCACGGAGTCGAAGAACTGCTTGTAGACGATCACCACCACCGGAATGATGAGCTGGGGCAGGATGATGCCGCCCCAGGTGTTGATCAGTCCGAAGCGGTACATCAGCACGAACTGCGAGACGACGAGTGCCTGGGAGGGAACCATGAAGCTCGCAAGAATAATGCCATAGAGAAGTCTTCGGCCGGCGAAGACGATCTGCGACAGCGCATAGGCGCACATCACGCTGATCAGAATGACGATGACGGTGACGCCTATGGAGGTGACGAGCGAGTTTACGTACCAGGCGGCAAGGTTGGTTTCGAACAGTGCGAAATAATAGGCCGAGAAGTTAAAGACATCCGGGATGAACGTCGTCTTCGTGACGACCTCCTGTTCCGGCTTGATCGATGTCACCACCGCCCAATAGATCGGGAAGGCCCACATGCAGGCGACGCAGAGAGTGAGGACCAGGAGAAGGATGTTACCAATGGATTTGCGTTGCATCGCTCAGCGCCCCCTTACGCGCAGCAGCTGATACTGCAGCACCGAAACGGTGACGATGATCAAGAACAGGAAGACTGCCACCGCGGAACCGAGACCGCCATGATTGAGGCGGAATGCCTCGCGGTAGACGAGTTGCAGCAGCACGTAAGTCGAATTGAACGGACCACCTTCCGTCATAAGATAGACCTGATCGAAGATCTTGAGTTGCAGGATCAATTGCAGCGTCAGGACGAGTGCCGTGACGGGCCAGATCAGAGGCCAGGTGATGCGGCGGAAGCACTGCCACCGCGTCGCACCATCGAGAGCGGCCGCTTCGTAGTAGTCTGCCGGGATGTTGCGCAATCCGGCAATGAAGAGCAGCAGGTTGAAACCGTTGGTCCACCACACGGTAACGAGCGCCACCATCGGCATCGCCCAAATGGGATCGCGAAAGACACTGATGCGTTTGCCGGTGAAGAACTCGATTGCGTATTGGGCGATGCCGAATTGCTGATCGAGCACCCATTGCCAGATCTGCGTCACGACCGAAACAGGCAGAATATAGGGGAGAAAGAACAGCACCAGAATGAGGCTCTGCAGCCACCCCTTGAGGCGCACGACCATCAGCGCCAGCCCGAGCCCGATCAGCGTGTTCGGCACGACGGTGAGCAAGACGAAATAGCCCGTATTCCACACCGACGTGAAGAAGAGTTTCTGATTGAGCAGCTTGATGTAATTATCAAAACCGATCCACCGGCCTTCGCCGATCAGCGGCGCATCAGTGAAGCTCAAGGCGAACATTTTGTAGACGGGATAGGCGAAAACCGTCAGGTAGGTGATCACGAATGGCGCGATCATCAGAACGACAGTCAGCGTCTTGCTGCGTCTCTGCTCCGTCAACAATGTAATAGTCCTCCCACTGGCGTCTCTATGAGGGACCGGCCGCCCGAGACCGGCCGGTCCACTGGCGATAGCCTACATTTGGCTCTTCAGTTCCTCACGCATCTGTTCGATCGCGTCCTGTGGATCGAGCTGGCCGTTCAAGGCGGGTACGATGAAGTTCTGCGTTGCCTCGTAGATCGGTCCGGCGACACCGGCGAGCGGCGAGACGGGATCGAAGACGGCGGTGTCGGCGAGTTTGGCGTAGGTAGCGTTCGGCTGCATTGCCTTGAACTCGGCGCTTTCGGTCACGGGCTTATAGGCCGGAATATGACCCGCACCGGCCCATGAAAGGCTATGCTCGTTCATCCACCCAATGATCTGAAGTACGGCATTCAGCTTCTCCGGCGTAATCGGTTTCGCGTCGCTGTTCGGCACGGCAAAAGCGTGGGAGTCGGCCCAGGTCGCCGGCTGACCCATCAGCACGGGGATCTGAATCGCGCCCCATTCGAAGCCGAGATTGCCGTTCTTGGCGAGGTCGGCCATGGTCGGTACTTCCCAGACGCCGTTGATATGCATCGCCGCCTTGCCCGAGGTGAAAAGGGCGATCGAGGCTTCATAGGAAATAAGCTGCGGGGAATAGCCGGACGACACCCAATTCGCCATCGAGGTCAAGGCCTTGGCCCCGGCATCGCCGGGCAGAATTTCCTCTCCGTCGATGAATTTGCCGCCCTGCTGGGAAATGAGCGTGTAGAACACGCGCCACATGGAGCCGCCCTCGTCCGTGTGCAGCGAAAGCGGATATTGCACCTTGCCGGTCGCCTTGATTTTTTCAAGCGCCGCATTGAAATTGTCGAGACCATCCAGCCCCTTCGGCAAGCCGTCATCGCCGAGCAGGCCCGCTTCTTTCAGAATAGTCTTGTTGTAATAGAGGACGATCGAGTGGACGTCGAAGGGAATACCGTAGACCTTGCCGTCGGCGGTGGCCGAATTCCAGCTCGCTTCGACATAGTTTTCCTTCTTGATGCCTGCCGCCGCAAGCTCCTCGGGCGCCAACGGCCGGAGAATTCCAGACGGTATCGCCAGCGGGAAACGCGACAGATGATAGGTCATGATGTCGGGCTGCTGACCGACGGCCGCGGACGTCTGGATCTTGCTATAGAAGGGAACGCCCCACTCGAGCGTCGTCGCGTTGATCCGGATGTCCGGATGCGTATCGTTGAACTCCTTGATGAGCGCCTTCATACGAACGCCGTCGCCGCCGCTCAAGAAA is a window of Sinorhizobium numidicum DNA encoding:
- a CDS encoding carbohydrate ABC transporter permease, translating into MQRKSIGNILLLVLTLCVACMWAFPIYWAVVTSIKPEQEVVTKTTFIPDVFNFSAYYFALFETNLAAWYVNSLVTSIGVTVIVILISVMCAYALSQIVFAGRRLLYGIILASFMVPSQALVVSQFVLMYRFGLINTWGGIILPQLIIPVVVIVYKQFFDSVPKELREAAKLDGCGDFQILFRLYLPLNWGITTALAIITYIMAWNAFLWPFLVTNSEDMMTVTVGITQVDDAFGVKYARDMAVAILAAMPVAVAYLLFQKRVTQALMLSSGIKG
- a CDS encoding ABC transporter substrate-binding protein — encoded protein: MKKLLKLALAGALAILPSAAAYAQTDITWWDFLSGGDGVRMKALIKEFNDTHPDIRINATTLEWGVPFYSKIQTSAAVGQQPDIMTYHLSRFPLAIPSGILRPLAPEELAAAGIKKENYVEASWNSATADGKVYGIPFDVHSIVLYYNKTILKEAGLLGDDGLPKGLDGLDNFNAALEKIKATGKVQYPLSLHTDEGGSMWRVFYTLISQQGGKFIDGEEILPGDAGAKALTSMANWVSSGYSPQLISYEASIALFTSGKAAMHINGVWEVPTMADLAKNGNLGFEWGAIQIPVLMGQPATWADSHAFAVPNSDAKPITPEKLNAVLQIIGWMNEHSLSWAGAGHIPAYKPVTESAEFKAMQPNATYAKLADTAVFDPVSPLAGVAGPIYEATQNFIVPALNGQLDPQDAIEQMREELKSQM
- a CDS encoding carbohydrate ABC transporter permease — encoded protein: MTEQRRSKTLTVVLMIAPFVITYLTVFAYPVYKMFALSFTDAPLIGEGRWIGFDNYIKLLNQKLFFTSVWNTGYFVLLTVVPNTLIGLGLALMVVRLKGWLQSLILVLFFLPYILPVSVVTQIWQWVLDQQFGIAQYAIEFFTGKRISVFRDPIWAMPMVALVTVWWTNGFNLLLFIAGLRNIPADYYEAAALDGATRWQCFRRITWPLIWPVTALVLTLQLILQLKIFDQVYLMTEGGPFNSTYVLLQLVYREAFRLNHGGLGSAVAVFLFLIIVTVSVLQYQLLRVRGR